One genomic window of Elaeis guineensis isolate ETL-2024a chromosome 2, EG11, whole genome shotgun sequence includes the following:
- the LOC105059793 gene encoding protein REVERSION-TO-ETHYLENE SENSITIVITY1 — MAMFRPSGEGRMSPKTVPMELEAAVDSEDASSNQRLHDLWPLGEVDPKRARFPCCIVWTPLPIVSWLAPYIGHVGICREDGAVLDFAGSNFVSIDNFAYGAVARYLQLDRKQCCFPPNLAGHTCEQNYRHVERGTAISWDDALHSSMQYFQHKYYNLFTCNCHSFVANCLNRLAYNGRLRWNVVNLAALILWRGKWVDGMSVFRSFFPFVSVLCIGILMAGWPFLIGMAVFSSLLVGWFLFGIYCTRSLIE, encoded by the exons ATGGCTATGTTTCGACCATCTGGTGAAGGACGCATGTCTCCGAAAACAGTTCCGATGGAGCTTGAAGCTGCTGTTGATAGTGAAGATGCTAGTTCTAATCAAAGATTGCATGATCTGTGGCCGCTGGGTGAAGTGGATCCAAAGAGGGCAAGGTTTCCTTGCTGCATCGTCTGGACTCCTCTTCCAATAGTTTCATGGTTGGCTCCATATATTGGTCATGTTGGAATTTGCCGGGAGGATGGGGCGGTGCTGGATTTTGCTGGTTCAAACTTTGTTAGCATAGATAATTTTGCATATGGAGCAGTTGCCAGATACCTTCAACTAGACAGAAAACAG TGCTGCTTTCCTCCCAATCTAGCGGGGCATACATGTGAGCAGAATTACAGGCATGTAGAACGTGGGACAGCAATCTCATGGGATGATGCATTGCACTCGAGCATGCAGTATTTCCAGCACAAGTACTACAACCTCTTCACCTGCAACTGCCACTCGTTTGTGGCCAACTGCCTGAACAGGCTTGCTTATAATGGGCGTCTGAGGTGGAACGTCGTAAACTTGGCTGCTCTAATCCTGTGGAGAGGGAAATGGGTGGATGGCATGTCAGTTTTCCGTTCCTTCTTCCCCTTTGTTTCGGTATTATGCATTGGGATATTGATGGCTGGTTGGCCATTTCTCATTGGAATGGCTGTTTTCTCATCTCTATTAGTTGGCtggtttctttttggaatatactgTACGAGGAGTTTGATAGAGTGA